One Hypomesus transpacificus isolate Combined female chromosome 21, fHypTra1, whole genome shotgun sequence genomic window, AATACTTTTTGGATGAGGTATATGATCATagaagaatgttttattttcttatGTAGGATCTGTTTTTTCTGAAATGTGTATAtagtttatttatattttttgttgttgttgcatatTATATTTGCTGTTCTGTTATTGGTGTGGACCATAATAAACATTCACGAGTTCAATGACGGATCCATGTTCACTTGCACAATGGTGAAAATctaaaacaacagaaaacatTCAGATCACCCCTAAGGATACACTGTCAGCTGACTAGATGATATAATGTTACATGGACAGAAACTTCAGATGAGAGTAATACACACAACAGCGTTTGTGGTCTTTTTATTTAAAGGATTAATTTGTTCGATAAAAGCACAATGCTTCATTCTTAAGTGAAAGAGGATCCCAGAAACAAAAAGAGAACTTAGATCAAGTACTCCACCAAGCAGAGCAAATCAAGCATTATGAAGAACTGCATAGATTATTCCGAtttttacacttttttttttttacatcagagGCACCCAATTGCAATGCACAATGGTTTCTTTCTCCATATCTTTGGTGCTAAATCAAAAAAGGTAGCAACAATTATTTATATTGTTTAATCGTGTAACCAGTCATATAGTTATATACTTTGTTTAATACACCACAACCCCAAAGTTAAGCATTCTTGATACTGTTATGTAACTATTTACAAATACTGCGCCCTTCTGGCTAAATCTGGGAATTCTTCTCTTACACAAAGTAAGTGACGTTAGTAGCCTAGTTGCAATTTGAGTCACAGTGAGCAGTTGAAAGAATATAAATTGcattatgtactgtacatgttcTGTTTTAATTGCTATGGTTTGACTGTGTCCATGTTAGCATATTTAGCAAGTGGAGCAATGTTAAAGAAagcacacttttttttttacatcaccaAATCTCCCAGTTCTGGATCTCTTCAGGAGTCCATGCATAGCAAACCCATCAACCAATTCTCACAGACAAGAAAATATCTAGCCTTACATATAGACAGTCCACACTAGAATGTCATGTACAAGTCTGTGATATATCATTATTTACGTTAAGTGTGAACTGTTATATTGAGTGGTATTGAATTTTATGCTGTGGCTTCGTATGAAGACAGATATAGCTTGTGTAAATCTCTTATAACTATGCCCTAATGCACTCTGCAGGTAGAGTTAGAAAATGTGATATTTAACTTGGGATATTTTAATAATCCCACTGACCGAGAGTGAAATGAGGGGATGGTCCCATGTGATCTCTGATTAGTGTGGCCCTTCATTGTTTACTGGGCTGGTTAAGACGATGCTACCGAAATGAGGTAGCTAATGATGTGTTTTGCTAAATAGTCAGACAAGAATGCTGATGTCACTGTCGTGATTTGGGTATTGAGAAAACTCTGGATACTGGGTTGTCATGGCGATACTGTACCACAAGCCAATGGATTGGCTGGGCTGTTCCCTCTGGTGATCCCATCTCATGTCAGTCTTGATGGTGGTGACCCCCAAAAGAATGCCACTCTCTTATTACTGCGACATCACGTCGACAACGACGCCTGGGTATCCTGGCAGGTCAACCTTAACTACTGTCATTGCCGTGATGTCACGGATCGCTGCGGCCATGCTGGGGTCACTGGGTGATGGTGGGGATGCTTCTAGATCGCTTCATGACCAGACGCACCTCCACGTCGGGCAGGCTGTCCTGCTTGGTCTGGGCGCAGCCCTCGTCGGCCGCCGCCATGTGCAGGTCGAAGCGCAGCGACACCGACTTCTTCCTCAGCTTGGGGTTTCCCTGGAAGAAGGAGCCCTCCCATTGCTTGATCACCTTGTCAATCTTCTCGGTCCTGTTCGGCGATTGGCGTAGGAAGAGGAAGTCATGAAAAACATGAGCATAGGTTTAGCATAAGCAGTGGAATTTGCATTGAgttgtgcacgcgtgtgtgtgaaaaCTACCCAAGTCTTTCGATGCCAATGTCGACTCCATACCTCTCCCAAACAGACAGCACATTTACACACCTCATCATTCCAGAACACAACACCTTCACTAAAACCATGGCACCCATGCAAAGTGATAAACTATGAGGCGGAGCTGATGACATAGAACCGAAAATATTTGGGCGATGGCCAGGGTGGAGTTTTAACACCTGATGCGGTAAAGGAAAGTCTCCCGTCTGGTCTCGGATGACGAACGCCACTCCTTTTACGGAAACACAGCTGTCTCCAGATCAAATGACGGTCGTTAGGGAGGGCTGATCAAATGGGAAAGTATTCCCATGAGCTTTGAACAGTGAAGCTCCTGCCAAATGATACAACTGAATACACTTTTAATTACTATGAACTTGTTTAACATGCAGGGGGTGAAATGTTCCCCATTGTTGTGCGTGCGTATGCCTGCAATTGTTTGTCTGCACATCTTGTGCCCGGGACTAGACGTCGCCAGGGAGGGGCTTGACCTGCCAATTTGGGCGTGTTTTCATTTGTCATCGACAGTCAAATGGGAACCATTTAAAATGTACAAAGGCAGCATGTTACATGTTACAGTTTAATGGGGGAATATAGTATAGGTAATGAATCTGGAACCTAAATCATTCTATTTCTCAACAGCCAATAATGTGtcagtctcttttttttttaagatgtgCTTTTGGCCTTTTAGGACAGAGACTCTTAGACATAGAGAGGACATTAAGAGGCAAAAGAGGCGGAAAAATTTGCAGAGATGGCCCATGGTGGAATCAAACCCGCGCCTCTGCTGACACAGAGGCTCAACCCATCATCATTGACACAATATATCATGTGATGAATGATCAATGATAAATAGTACTTGTAGCGACAGATGGCACTTCCTGAACCTTGTGGAAAATGATTACGTTTCACCACCTACGAGGGGCGTTGACATCAGATCAATATGGAGCGAGCGATCGATACTTACTCTACCGTGCCGTGGCATTCTGCACTTTCACGCACAACTTTGCCCTGGAGGATCTCCTGGGTCTTCACCGTGGCGATCTTAAGCTCGTTGTCTGTCTCAGGATCTGTGTGGAATGACAGTATGTTCAAATAAATGATGTGGATTTGATGGTATGCATGGGTACgagtgtgcctgcgtgtgtgtgtctgtgtgtgtttgtgtgtgcatgcttgtgtgtgtgtgtgtgcctgtgtgtgtgtgcatgcttgtttaGGATAGGGttagctaaccctaactctgAAACGACATACATATACAAagcacagcagaagatcaaggatcagaagtgcatcgcTGTACTGTATTTTGGTGGTCAGCGTCAAGGACCAGTTTGTAGTtactggcttgtgtgtgtgtgtgtgctgtgtgtggcaCCCCTCACCTGTGAGGATGACCAGACTCTGCTGCCGGCGAAGGACAGCATGACCCTTCATGCCGTTCTCAGTTAGCAGCGAAGGGATGTCGGGCAGGGGCTCCGACTTGGGCTCGTCAGGGGTCACTGCCAGGTCACTGAAACCGTTCTCCAGACCGTTCTCCTTGGGTTCCCCCAAGGAGCCCCTCCAGGGCTGGAGAGTCATCACCTGGCCATTACGGCCCAAGTACCTGAGAGAAAATGGCGGAAAGCGGTTACGGTGGGTTTGGATGAGAACCGAATGGTTGCCTCGGATGCATCGAGGCCCCTTTCTGTCTTTTACACGTCAGTAGATTATTATATGACGTAGGTTGAAGAATTTCCCTCTTTAGCCTATTTCTGACCATTCATAAAGGTCACCCTTCAGAATACCGTTGTTAAAGATTAAACTTGCTGTCTTTTGAAGCCTTGGTCTATTGCTTCAGTAACACTGATCGATTTCATACACTTTCCCAAAGATTAATGAAGCTCAGATTACTTCATTTACCTCCACATGGCATTCAATTCAAACCTCTTGTAAGATTTTATCTCTTTGGTTCCACTACCTGAGCCACTACAATCTCATCAAGTCAGCATGCCAAAATCACAGGGCAGAGATCCATTTAGTTCCGAGAAACAATGATTGATGCCCAGGTCTCGTAAAGTTTGTCCTCTTCCAGATTCAAAGAGACAGTGTAATACGTCACTGAACATAAACCTTACTCCACATTTTCAGTCAGATTTCAGCTGCATCACCAAAAACCATTTCCTTCTGTGGAGTAAAACATTACGAGCAGAATTGCGCAAGGGAAGGGGTTAAAATTCAAACGGTGGTGTGTAAAATGATTAGCGGCCATGAGCTGTCTGTGTTCGTTGCCTCATTGACAGTGATTGACTATTATCGTATGTGTCAGTCAAATGGAATCCTCCTAAAACCTTTCTAAAGGTTGACAGTGAGAGGAATGTGGACCCTTCTGGAATGAAACACCTAGTCGGGGAACTAAAATTCTTCTGATGAACATGTTAACATGACAAACTGTGTCTTAACTGTTGGGGGTTTGTTCATTGAATTGTAGAATGGTGTCACAGACATGAAAATACTCATCATATGACAGACACCGGCTCTTAAAAAGCTACTGCAGTTTCCCTCTCTTCCGGAATTCTCCTTACGAACACAACCATGTAGACTAGAGGATGGGTTATGTGTTAACTGTTTGGGGTTGGGTGAATTAATTGTAGGACGGTATCACAGACAGGCTAAATGAAAATACAAATGAACAACTGCTCTATGCAGTAgtttgagaaggctgtgtttgACTTGCATTGGTTCTGGCATGCTATGGTttgcgtgtgtgactgtgtatgcaCCTTGGGGAATTTCCTATCCGTCTTAGTTTTGTTATGACGATGAGGGGATGGGTTTGCCAGAGCTTCTCTGCCTGTACTTGTGAATGTCTTTACTTATGGGGTAAGTCTTCCCTAAGCTCTCACAGTAAAGACAGTCATCTGTCACACTTCTACGCAACAAAGAAAGTCTTCAGAACATGAAAAGACCTTGTTGTGACAGAGAAATAAGGTGAATAAACATGAAGTATCGCTGTTCTTAACTTTTTTTTGTCAGCTAAGCTCCTTCAGGATTTGGGCTGTGTACTTTTCTACTAATTGTTTGGGAACATGTCgtgtgtttctgcatgtttGGCGAGGAAATTGAGCTGTCGGCTGGGAGATGAAAACTGTGGATTCATGTAGGTGTGCCATGTGACCCCCATGTGAGAGTTTCCAAGTAGCTCCTCATATTGTGTTAGCACCTGTGACATGggaggtctgtctctctcttcgacatgcactgacacacacacacacacacacacacacaaccacaagcCTCTCCAGTCTGTCCCCACGGGCTTTCTGACTGTTCTCACAGTTCCAAAAGATTTGTTCTCACTTCTATTCAACCCTgcaccaccccctcaccccacccccccctctcacacacacacagacacaccccctcacctgccctctTCACGCTCCAGCAGGCGCCTGTAGGTGGCGATCTCCCGCTCCAGCCTCATCTTGGTGTTCAGCAGCTGGCTGTGCCGCTCGCGCTGGGTGACCAGGCCGCCGCGCACCTCGTGgagctccccctccagcccgGCGACGGTCCGCGACAGGTCGTGCAGCTGGGTGGAGTACTGACGCTGGGTGTGGTGGAGGGAGCTCTCCAGGCCTTTCTCctggagggtggtggagaggggagtaggggggagggggggaggggggaggggagcgcGAGGGGCAGAGGAGTttttggagggggagggggggagcgtTTGAAGATGAAATGGGTGAGTAGAGAAGGGTGTGGgcgaagaggagagggggacgggTGAGGATAGAAACGTCGACTTGCGTTGGGTAGAACAGTGAGTGGAAAGCTCAGCGGAGATGGAAGTCGACGCCGTAGGCAACATCAATCCAAATATATGTATGGGAATTGTGTGTACAAACACGCCCACTGGTACGCGCGTGTgctcgcgcgtgtgtgcgtgtatcgCGTTCAGTTGGGTAAACACTCACGAGGGCATGTAGGGTCTCAATCTCCACCTGGAGGCTGTGCCACTGTTTCCTGGCCTCCGCCAGCTCGGCCCGGGCCTCCTTCAGGGCGGCCCCGCCCAGGTTCACCTGGGCCCATGCTGCCTCCTCCTGGAGGTAGAGTCAGAGAATGGTGTTAGCACCTGTGTCATGGGAGGACTGTCTCTTTCCTCCTGGAGATGGACAGCTGGGtccaaaaaatacacacacaaaaatacacacacacatacacaacacacacacacacgaatacacgcacacacacaacgcttGCACAGTGACATGTAAGGCTGTTGCATGCATGCAAACAGGACAGAATGCACACGGTCTCAGAGGAGGAAACAAAGAAAGTATTTGGCTGACTGAGTGCCACTCCTGCCTGTAGCCA contains:
- the krt222 gene encoding keratin, type I cytoskeletal 19 translates to MLPERVSMELLDNSGSTMQGLNVRLKGFLEQVNRLEVSNQRLESQIVDWSNKNVPQPRDLSKQERTINDLRAQIAKLLMENSQLVLQSDNMKSRAAQIQARCEMEERQTKRLEQQVGQLRETKRRAELGNITLEAELRSSMSELQQTQKDFAEAETARSLQQRQQAESCDVLLVTDTAGGEEDGTGMELSQLLDRISTQRDRLSQGDVHPSLDAPSNPGPGFAGLSRARAAASTSASAALANGVLAQEEAAWAQVNLGGAALKEARAELAEARKQWHSLQVEIETLHALEKGLESSLHHTQRQYSTQLHDLSRTVAGLEGELHEVRGGLVTQRERHSQLLNTKMRLEREIATYRRLLEREEGRYLGRNGQVMTLQPWRGSLGEPKENGLENGFSDLAVTPDEPKSEPLPDIPSLLTENGMKGHAVLRRQQSLVILTDPETDNELKIATVKTQEILQGKVVRESAECHGTVETEKIDKVIKQWEGSFFQGNPKLRKKSVSLRFDLHMAAADEGCAQTKQDSLPDVEVRLVMKRSRSIPTITQ